CGCGATCGTCGAACGGCTGGGCATCGCGCCCGCCGACCTCGTGCGCTACACCATTGCCCGGCGCGGCAACGACGCGCGGCGCAAGAGCGCGATCAAGCTGGTCTATGCGATCGACGTGACGCTGACCGACAAAGCGGCCGTCCTCGCCCGCCTTGCCGGCGATCCGCACGTCCGCCCCACGCCCGACACCGCCTATCGCTTCGTCACCACGGCGCCCGCACCGGCCGACGCCCCCCGCCCCGTGGTCATCGGCGCCGGCCCCTGCGGGCTGCTGGCGGCGCTGATCCTGGCGCAGATGGGGTTCCGCCCGATCATCATCGAGCGCGGCAAGGCGGTGCGCGAACGAACCAAGGATACCTGGGGCCTGTGGCGCCGCAGCGTGCTGACCCCGGAATCGAACGTTCAGTTCGGCGAAGGCGGCGCCGGCACGTTCTCCGACGGCAAGCTCTACAGCCGCATCAAGGACCCGCGCCATCTGGGCCGCAAGGTGCTGGTCGAATTCGTCAAGGCGGGCGCGCCGGACGACATCCTGACCGAGGCGCATCCGCATATCGGCACATTCCGGCTCGTCACCATGGTCATGAGCATCCGCGAAACGATCGAGGCGCTGGGCGGCGAATACCGCTTCCAGACCCGCGTCGAGGATTTCGAGATCGAAACCGCCGCCGACGGCACCCGCACGATCCGGGGCCTGCACCTCAGCACCGGCGAGTTCCTGCCGGCTAGCCATGTCGTGCTCGCGGTCGGCCACAGCGCGCGCGATACGTTCCACGTCCTGCACGATCGCGGCGTATATGTGGAAGCCAAGCCCTTCGCCATCGGCGTGCGGATCGAACATCCGCAAAGCTGGATCGACAAGGCCCGCTATGGTCCCGGTGCCGGTAACCCGATCCTGGGCGCCGCCGCCTATTCGATCTCGCACCAGTGTTCCAACGGGCGCACGGTCTACAGCTTCTGCATGTGCCCCGGCGGCCGCGTCGTCGCCGCGACGAGCGAGGAAGGGCGGGTCGTCACCAACGGCATGAGCCAGTATTCGCGCGCCGAATTCAACGCCAATTCGGGCATCGTTGTCGATATCAGCCCGGATCGCGATTATCCCGGCGGCCCGCTGGCGGGCATCGCCTATCAACGCCACTGGGAATCGCTGGCCTATGTCGCCGGCGGTTCGAACTACAAGGCGCCGGGACAGAAGCTGGGCGATTTCCTGGCCGGCCGGCCCTCCACCACGTTCGGGGAAGTCACGCCGTCCTATCAGCCCGGCGTTCACCTGACCGATCTTTCGCAATGCCTGCCGGACTTCGTGATCGAATCGATCCGCGAGGCGCTACCCGCGTTTGGCCGGCAGGTTCCCGGATACGATCATCCGGACGTGGTGCTGACCGGGGTGGAAACGCGCACCTCCTCCCCCATCCGCATCCGGCGCGGGGCCGATTTTCAGAGCGTGAACACGCGCGGCCTCTATCCCGCAGGCGAAGGCGCCGGCTATGCGGGCGGCATTCTCTCGGCGGCGGTGGACGGCATCCGCGTGGCCGAAGCGCTGGCGCTCGACATGACGGGGCAAAGCGCGGCGGCGGCCTGAGCGTCGCTTCGCTTCCGCAAAATCTGTCTCGCCAGCGAGACACTTCAGGAAGGATTTTGCGGTCCTGGATCGCGTTAGAGGCCGACTTACCCTTCACACTCCAATTTTAAGATATTGATATTGATATAATATCTCTACTTACAAACATCCCGATTGCAAAAAATGCATCAAAGCATTTTTATTTCGCACTTGCACACTATCCTTAATCGCCCCATATCGGGCGGGCCTTTCAGGCATCCTCTCCCAAACTTTCAAGGGCCGACCGGGCAACTGGTCGGCCCCTTTTTTGTCTCTGGCTTGCCTGCACGGACTTTGCGCAATTTTGTATGCAACACATACAATATATGCTAGCCGCCGGCTCCGATCCGGACGCGATTCCGGCATGCAGTTCCAGTACGCAAGGGGGAGACAAAAGATGGCCCAGATCATCGACGGCAAAGCGATGGCGCGCGCGCTGACCGAGCGAACAGCGGACGAAGTCCGGCAGATCGTGGCGGAAACCGGTACACCGCCGGGCCTTGCCGTGGTGCTGGTCGGTAACGATCCCGCCAGCGAAGTCTATGTCGGTCGCAAGATCGCCCAGTGCCGCAAGGCCGGGATCGTCTCGTTCGAACACCGCATGCCGGCAACGACGGCGGAAGGCGAACTCCATGCGCTGATCGACCAGCTCAACGCCGATCCGGCCGTGCATGGCATTCTCGTCCAGCTGCCGCTGCCCGCCGGCATCGATGCCGCGCGCGTGCTCGACCGGATCAGCCCGCTCAAGGACGTCGACGGCTTCCACCCCGTCAACGTCGGCCGCCTTTCGACCGGCACCGGGGGGCTGGTGCCCTGCACCCCGCTGGGCATCATGATGCTGCTCGACAGCGTGATCGACGATTATCGCGGCCTGAATGCGGTGGTAATCGGCAAGTCGAACATCGTGGGCAAGCCGGTATCGATGCTGCTGCTCGAACGCGAGGCGACCGTTACCGTCACCCACATCGAAACGCGCGACCTACCCGACGTGGCGCGCAAAGCCGATATCATCGTCGCCGCCGCCGGCGCGCCGCAGCTGGTGCGCGGCTACTGGGTCAAGCCGGGCGCGGTGGTGATAGACGTGGGCATCACCCGGGTCACCGATCACGACGGCTCCTCGAACATCGTCGGCGATTGCGCCACGCACGAACTGGAACACGCGCGCGCCGTCACCCCGGTGCCCGGCGGCGTCGGCCCGATGACCATCGCCTGCCTGCTGGCCAACACCGTGCGCGCAGCCCGGATCGCCAGCGGATCGAGCAACGCCTGAACCGGCTGGAAACGCCCTGAAAAGGGTGGAAGAACGGATACGGTTTGCGACAAATCCCTTGTCGCAAACCCCGGTTTTTGCGCTATGTCGTGATGAAATTTCCAAGGAGCCGTCACGGATGAAAAAGCACCTCGCTCTCGCCCTCGCCGCGCTGGCCGCTTCGGGAACTGTGGTTTCCGCGATCGCCGCCACGCCGGCCGAAACGGTCGCCGCGCGTCAGGCGAACTTCAAGCAGATGGGCCGCGCGATGAAGGCTATCGGCGAAGAACTGAAGAAGCCCGCGCCCGATCTCGCCGTGATCCGCACCAGCGCGGGATCGCTGAATCAGGCCGCCGGCCACGTCGGTCGCGGGTTTCCGCGCGGCTCCGGCCCGGATTCGGGCGTGAAGACCGAAGCGCTCGCCGCCATCTGGCAGCGCCCGGCCGATTTCCAGGGCGCCGCGCGCAATCTTGTCACCAAGGCCGGTGATCTGCAGGCGGCGGCCGGCAGCGGCGATCTCAACCGCATCCGCACCGCCTTCCCGGCGGTCGGCGGCGCGTGCAAGGGGTGCCACGACAACTTCCGCGAACGCCACTGATGGGCAAGGTCCGGCTGTGGGACGCGCCGGTCCGCCTGTTCCACTGGAGTGTCGTCGTGCTGTTCGGCGCGCTCTGGTGGAGCGGTGAAAACGGCAAGATCGATCTGCACAAGACCATCGGCCTCGTCATGCTGGGGCTGGTGGTGTTTCGCGTGCTGTGGGGCTTCCTCGGCGGATCGACCGCTCGCTTCGGCAGCTTTGTGAAAGGGCCGGGCGCGGTCCTCACCCATCTCAAGGCATCGCGCGAAGGCCGGGCGCCCACCGTCGTCGGGCATAATCCGCTGGGCGGCTGGAGCGTGATGGTCCTGCTAGGCCTGCTGGCGCTG
The Novosphingobium sp. EMRT-2 genome window above contains:
- a CDS encoding NAD(P)/FAD-dependent oxidoreductase, which encodes MLRITELKLPLDHTPQALEDAIVERLGIAPADLVRYTIARRGNDARRKSAIKLVYAIDVTLTDKAAVLARLAGDPHVRPTPDTAYRFVTTAPAPADAPRPVVIGAGPCGLLAALILAQMGFRPIIIERGKAVRERTKDTWGLWRRSVLTPESNVQFGEGGAGTFSDGKLYSRIKDPRHLGRKVLVEFVKAGAPDDILTEAHPHIGTFRLVTMVMSIRETIEALGGEYRFQTRVEDFEIETAADGTRTIRGLHLSTGEFLPASHVVLAVGHSARDTFHVLHDRGVYVEAKPFAIGVRIEHPQSWIDKARYGPGAGNPILGAAAYSISHQCSNGRTVYSFCMCPGGRVVAATSEEGRVVTNGMSQYSRAEFNANSGIVVDISPDRDYPGGPLAGIAYQRHWESLAYVAGGSNYKAPGQKLGDFLAGRPSTTFGEVTPSYQPGVHLTDLSQCLPDFVIESIREALPAFGRQVPGYDHPDVVLTGVETRTSSPIRIRRGADFQSVNTRGLYPAGEGAGYAGGILSAAVDGIRVAEALALDMTGQSAAAA
- the folD gene encoding bifunctional methylenetetrahydrofolate dehydrogenase/methenyltetrahydrofolate cyclohydrolase FolD, whose translation is MAQIIDGKAMARALTERTADEVRQIVAETGTPPGLAVVLVGNDPASEVYVGRKIAQCRKAGIVSFEHRMPATTAEGELHALIDQLNADPAVHGILVQLPLPAGIDAARVLDRISPLKDVDGFHPVNVGRLSTGTGGLVPCTPLGIMMLLDSVIDDYRGLNAVVIGKSNIVGKPVSMLLLEREATVTVTHIETRDLPDVARKADIIVAAAGAPQLVRGYWVKPGAVVIDVGITRVTDHDGSSNIVGDCATHELEHARAVTPVPGGVGPMTIACLLANTVRAARIASGSSNA
- a CDS encoding cytochrome c encodes the protein MKKHLALALAALAASGTVVSAIAATPAETVAARQANFKQMGRAMKAIGEELKKPAPDLAVIRTSAGSLNQAAGHVGRGFPRGSGPDSGVKTEALAAIWQRPADFQGAARNLVTKAGDLQAAAGSGDLNRIRTAFPAVGGACKGCHDNFRERH